The Salvelinus sp. IW2-2015 linkage group LG15, ASM291031v2, whole genome shotgun sequence genome includes a region encoding these proteins:
- the LOC111975127 gene encoding zinc finger protein 135-like yields the protein MSKPARRHLCSHCGKXFNQLVSLKRHERVHIRMKPHHCSQCGKSFKRLDTLKAHERIHTGEKPCHCTQCGKSFTQLGSLKEHMRLHTGERPYHCSQCGKSFNQSGSLKAHERIHTWEKPYHCSHCAKRFIQLGSLKEHMRVHTGEKPYHCSQCAKRFTHLGNLKEHKRLHTGEKPYHCSRCSKRFTHLGNLKAHERIHTGEKPHHCSHCGKRFNYSGKLKEHMRLHTGEKPYKCSDCGKTYYSSQSLKHHVRIHTGENNYFS from the coding sequence ATGTCCAAACCAGCAAGACGACACCTCTGCTCCCATTGTGGAAAAARTTTTAACCAGTTAGTTAGCTTGAAAAGACATGAGAGGGTACACATAAGAATGAAGCCACACcattgctcccagtgtggaaagagttttaagcGGTTAGACACCCTCAAAGCTCATGagcgaatacacacaggggagaagccatgCCATTGcacccagtgtggaaagagttttacccaatTAGGAAGCCTGAAAGAACACATGAGACTGCACACAGGGGAGaggccttaccactgctcccagtgtggaaagagttttaaccaGTCAGGAAGCCTGAAAGCTCATGAGCGAATACACACATGGGAGAAGCCATACCACTGCTCCCATTGTGCAAAGCGTTTTATCCAATTAGGAAGCCTGAAAGAACACATGAGAgtgcacacaggggagaagccttaccactgctcccagtgtgccAAGCGTTTTACCCATTTAGGCAACCTGAAAGAACACAAGAGActgcacacaggggagaagccttaccactgctcccggTGTTCAAAGCGTTTTACCCATTTAGGAAACCTGAAAGCTCATGagcgaatacacacaggggagaagcctcaCCATTGCTCCCACTGTGGAAAGCGTTTTAACTATTCAGGAAAGCTGAAAGAACACATGAGActgcacacaggggagaagccttacaaATGCTCAGACTGTGGGAAGACATATTACTCATCACAGTCACTTAAACATCATGTGcgaatccacacaggagagaataaTTACTTCTCCTAG